A window of the Podospora bellae-mahoneyi strain CBS 112042 chromosome 6, whole genome shotgun sequence genome harbors these coding sequences:
- a CDS encoding hypothetical protein (EggNog:ENOG503P6QN; COG:S) codes for MSAKYTGKCLCEEGGIRFTISAEPIDPVCTCYCGHCSKGAGGLGQVMVAFPEESIEIESGKELITTFTFKNTDSGKPKDKMFCKSCGVTLWTAPEHWKQLKQLLVRTPVLDGGIDWKPTVELSTSKRAKWTSSVAGAAQQ; via the exons ATGTCGGCCAAGTACACCGGAAAGTGCCTCTGCGAAGAGGGAGGCATCCGCTTCACCATCTCTGCTGAGCCTATTGATCCGGTATGCACCTGTTATTGCGGCCATTGCAGCAAAGGCGCTGGCGGGCTGGGCCAGGTG ATGGTGGCCTTCCCAGAAGAGAGCATCGAAATTGAGTCGGGCAAAgagctcatcaccaccttcacctTCAAGAATACCGACAGCGGCAAGCCCAAAGACAAGATGTTTTGCAAGTCTTGCGGGGTGACGCTTTGGACTGCCCCTGAGCATTGGAAGCAGCTCAAGCAGCTATTGGTTCGGACACCggtgttggatggggg AATTGACTGGAAGCCTACTGTTGAGCTTTCGACGAGCAAGCGGGCGAAGTGGACTTCTTCTGTTGCCGGGGCAGCGCAGCAGTGA